From Methylococcus capsulatus:
GCGCCTGTCTGCGGATACGCTCCGTCCGGCGGCGGGCTGACGAATGAAGGCCATGCTGCTCGCGCTGACCGGCGGGGTTTTGCTGCCGTTCGCTTTCGCGCCGTTCGGCTACGCGCTGGTGGCGCTGCTGTCACTGGCTCTCTTGTTCCGGGTCTGGCTGAATGCGCGCCCCCTGCAAGCCGCTCTGTACGGCTATTTATTCGGGCTGGGTCAGTTCGGAGTCGGTGTGTCCTGGGTGTTCGTGAGCATGCATGAATACGGCGGCAGCGACGTGTTGTCGGCCGCCGGCCTGACTGCGCTGTTCGTGGCTTATCTGGCTTTGTTTCCGGCACTGGCAGGCTGGCTGGGCGTCAAGGCCAGTGGCGGTTCGGTACTGGTTCGGACGTTGCTGGTGTTCCCGGCTGCCTGGGTGGTCACCGAATGGCTCCGTGGTTGGCTGTTCAGCGGTTTCCCCTGGCTGCAGATTGGCTACAGCCAGACCGATACGGGTTTGCGCAGTATCGCGCCGCTATTCGGCGTGTTCGGGGTGGGCTGGCTGCTCGCGATCCTGGCCGGCCTCGTATTGAGCGCATGGCTGCTGGATCGACGCGGACGCCGCCTCGCGCTGCTCGGCGCCGCGGTCGTGCTCGTCGGCAGCACCCAGTTGACCAAGGTACGATGGACCCATCCTGCCGGCGATCCGATCCAGGTGACGCTCTTGCAGGGCAATGTACCGCAGGACCAGAAATGGCGTCCGGAAGCCAAAAGCGCCACCGTCCAGATGTACATCGAGATGACCCGGGAGCATTGGGACTCCCGTCTGATCGTCTGGCCCGAAACGGCGGTGCCGGCGTT
This genomic window contains:
- the lnt gene encoding apolipoprotein N-acyltransferase, whose translation is MLLALTGGVLLPFAFAPFGYALVALLSLALLFRVWLNARPLQAALYGYLFGLGQFGVGVSWVFVSMHEYGGSDVLSAAGLTALFVAYLALFPALAGWLGVKASGGSVLVRTLLVFPAAWVVTEWLRGWLFSGFPWLQIGYSQTDTGLRSIAPLFGVFGVGWLLAILAGLVLSAWLLDRRGRRLALLGAAVVLVGSTQLTKVRWTHPAGDPIQVTLLQGNVPQDQKWRPEAKSATVQMYIEMTREHWDSRLIVWPETAVPAFYQQVADSFMAPLEAEARQHGVDILVGVPYYEAQGDRYYNALVTLGAKPGRYFKRHLVPFGEFLPLRPVLGFVLDILQIPLADFTAGASQQTLLQAAGYPLIASICYEDIFGQESLTGLPEGAYLVNVTNDAWFGDSFAPHQHWQKARMRALEAGRYMLRATNTGVTGIIDASGKPVAVAPMFERHALTGMLQPMAGTTPYTVWGDWPAVGLCGGIVGICFARRRLEKSGGRGR